The Vanacampus margaritifer isolate UIUO_Vmar chromosome 20, RoL_Vmar_1.0, whole genome shotgun sequence genome contains the following window.
acttctgttaacaagagtatgaaaaatgtattgtacatttcgaagatataaaatttgtgattaatcgtgaattaactagtgtagtcatgcgattaattacaatttaaaaaaaataataatcgattgacgcccctaatttttaactctttgactgccagacgttttcagaaaagggatgccgtgggtgccagccgattttgactgatctttcaaggtccacagaaaatgatgtgtttggactatggaaacacacgtactaccaaatgaaagattggactctcatctttcatcagaaaaaaaaagtttgtttctaccttattccgtttttcagtaatcaacaatagaaaatggttagcttcacctctgttttgaaacaaacgtcttttaacgtctttggcactcctccctaggattttactaaacgctatttaacgtttttggcagtcaaagagttaataatctttaattgattgatttatttttaaaagaaaagatcattaaaaattaggggcatcgggcgattaaattttgtaatcgtaattaatcgcatgacttcacttgttaactcacgattaatcacaaattttatatctgttctatatgtacaataaaaaaaactctaggtttttatactcttgttaacaaaagtgggaaaaaatgttaaactaatagaaatagttcaaatgaatgttgaCATCtgtagcagtcaatggcagtgattaataatttaaaaaaaatactttattttgtaTGATAATTTGGGGGGTTAAAATCTTGTGAGCCCAACAGGACgttactaaagaaaaaaaaaaatgcggccCATCTTAAATGGTTTGATGCGGTGTGTGAGAGTGCCACTTGCTTCTGCATGACATTTTGCAAACTCAGCATCATGCCCAGCTCGCCCTTCATCTTCTCCCTGTTGGCTCGACATTCTGCCAGGTAGCGCACGGCctaagaacacacacacgcacaatgaTCAGACACTTACAGTAGGTAGCCATTTTGTGGCGTTATAAAACACATACTGGTGTTATGTAAGCAACCAGAAATGTGCATGTCGTGGCAGCGTGTTTAGTTACGCTTCGCAGGCTTTTGTCGAGCAATTGTTATTCCATAAAACACTTCAAAGTGTGTTAACAATGCTCAAGTTAAATAGACAAGAACACAATCAATCCCTCAGGGTAGTTTTGGCTTCACTGGATTTGAAGAACCCCAGGAAATGGCGGAAAAAGAcagtaaaatggccacttctaACCTAATTGGTTGGTTTCATGACAGAATTGCTAGGTTGGTAGCAAGGTTTCCCGTTTCATCAATCTGAAGttctttgaacaaaaaaaacaacaactttaaaacaCCTACCAGCAGTGCAGAGTAGACCACCTGCGGGTTCGGGTGGTCCAGGAAAAGGATGAGTCCCGGTAAGCATCCATGATCCTCTACGATGGCCCTGCGGTTGAGGGGGTCTGCGGCGAGGTCCCGCAGCTGGTTCACCACCGCCAGCGCATCCAACTCCGCACTCATGGCGCCTCCCGTCCGGCGGCCACACGCATCCAACCAACCTGCACTTGGctgcaacaaaaaacacatttatagtCAATTAgtttggctgactttttcagataactttttttttttttttttaaacgacattAGCATGTGGGGTGCAGGTATTATTGTCGTCATCTTTGGGGTCCCCTTAATATTTGTGAATTTGAATGTATGTGACTTTTCAAAACAATActtggcctggtgagtgacgtgggagtcaGAAAGAAAGTGTGGAGCTGGCTGTCAGGTTAGCCGCGAGATTTTAgctggctaactgttagccatTGTAAATGTGCTATTTGTTCTGTTTTGCAGTAGACACTGTGCTTTGTTAAATTgttatcttcatttttttttcaatgtcaaaGCATCTGTGAGCCATTTATTTGAAGGGTAATGATagtttaaactattaatataaGAATTTAGAAACATTTCGGGTGGAGCATCTATTATTTGCAAAGTTTTGCCTTTTACGAAACTGAATCATGATCAAtttatgtttttcaattttctaCTACgttaatatgaaataaatagtgTCCTGTTTTTgataaagggatggaaatgacacttttttgtAAATCATCAagcaatcaaaaaaataattgacacaatcatttatttttctttaaacaatCTTTAGTTCCGGTCCTagtttactgtaaataaatattttttatacatattcTATGTCCCTCAGAGAATAATGAAAGCTTTTAATAGTAACAAAGCGAAGCTTTTGAGTtttaaagtaacaaaatggTGTAACAAGAGATTAGGAACTAACCAGAAAAAGGTATTTAAGAAGCTTAAAGCAGCAATTGGTTGACCTATTTATCATAAGAGCACTTGTATAACACAATAGGCCGCCATGAATACCGCTAATAAAGTAATAAGTAAATTTCGTAGCCCTTCAAAACAAACGAACAGctcatatttcatatttatcCCACCTGACAAGCTGTTATGCTTCATTGAATGTCTTTTGCAGCGTTAAACACGTCACGACGTCCATACATGTCAATTTGAAAGGACACACAGCATTTGAATGTATTCAAATGTGGATCTCTCATGACGTTTTGTTCGACCCTGAGCGCCTCACCTCAAATCTCGCCCTGTTAAAAAGACCGAGACGCTTCGCTGctggctaggctaggctaaggCTAAGGCTAACACAAGTCAACCTCACCTTTCAGTCAGTATTCGGCGAAACCATCAAACAGCCGCGGGCGAACCTTGGTGACACAAGACGCAGAGGTGTCGCACCGAGAGGCAAAGTGTCGCAGTTGTAAAAACAACCTTTTATATCATAAGTTAATTAGCGATGGGCCCTCCGCCTTTTCTTCTACTATGCTCGTTCAAGCTAGCAGCTGTGCACACTGTTTTGGCTTTTGGGGCACGTCAGTGGGTACGGTAGTTTAAACGCCTACACCTACCGGTTCCAGTGGTTCCCAGCTGTTAAAACACGATAAGTTCCACCGGGACATGAAGATAAAGAATCAAACGCACACTAAAAATTCCGCTACATGATTGGACAGTCTTCTTTGAGCGACTAGAACGAAACCCAATCGCAAGATAACCTTGTTAAAATGCCAACATTTTATTGGCTACAATAGGTGACAATCAATACTATTGTCCAATGGTGGTGGTGTATTGCCACAGCGTGACGATTATAATTCCCATAATCCAATTGGTTCAATGATTTTAATGACTACCTCCACATCAGTCACCTCTTTGCGGGACATGTCCGACGACTAGACAAGGTGGAAACATTCGGAAAGTTGTCAGAAAACCTTCCAGTTAGACTTCCCAAGGTATCCGAAcacatatttgacatttatgCACTTTTATATGTTTTACGAGACAGGGAACAGATGCGTCAAAGCGTTCCTTTTCCTCGATCTACACCGTTGACGTTTTCGTAGCCCCAAAAAGTTGGTTCAATCCGGTTAGCCACGCCGGCTAACTACTAGTTAGCATTAGGTAGCCACAATGTACGATTAAAAACGAGCTGATAATGATTTTCAACTCTATTGGTGTTTTTTAGTGTACCTAAACGTGGCGATATAagattatttattagttttcatAGTGTCATGTTGAAAACGGCAACCAGGTGATGACCACAAacgttttattattataattttcaaGCGTAAAATTTCACATCGGGTTGAGCCGATATTGTTTAATGTAAAGAGTTTGCACTGCGATAGCTTTAGTGTTATAAATTAGACGTTTTTGTTgtggattgttgttgtttttgcaaatttgcgaAGTCATTCATATCCATGATGTTTGACATGATGCAAGTGCGCCTTTGAAACagttctttaaaataaataaaatcaattaacaCGGTAACATTCTGTCATTTCGTAGACGTCATTCAACAAACAAACTCCATTTTTACAAATGCAacaattaataaaagtgaataTGATTGTAACCGCAATATTGTTTCTAgcggtatttaaaaaaaaaataaaataaatgtctttgtcCTTTAGATTCCTGTTCGGTGATGACGTCATCCCCATTCGGGCATGTGTCAATCAGCCCGTTTTCAGTGCCGCAGGAGCAATGAATAAACACTATGAACGCATCGAAATGGACCTGGTAGGTAAACGGGCAAATTTGAGTTTTCTTTGTATGTGATGGAATtgtaattggaaaaaaacaaactctttttaGTCTTTTGGATCAGCCAAGCCCTACGGGTCCACGAGGAGTATCGTGAGGAGGATAGCGAGCAATCTGCCTCTCAAACCATGCCCAAGGGTTCACTTTCAGGTAAGACAATGGCCGCCGTAGGTGTCTGATATCAAGGGTTTCTATAATCTGATATTGCTTGGTGTAATAGATAAATGTATTGCTTGCTTGTTTGTTgtaggaccttgaaaaaaaaattaccgaaCAAAGAAACTGTAAACATTTGCCGCGTCAACAAATGCTGGCGTCTTTTCCAAGCGCTGTGAAACTGTCATGTGACTTTCGCCTGCGTGTCAACTTGTTGACATCACAGTTCTGTTGACATGAACTTGTGCGCGCGACCGCTGTCCTTTTCCAACCATAAACAGTTGCCGAGGAGCGCTACAAGAGCtcttttgaaaatgttggcATGTTGCTTTTGCATCTTTCAACAtgccttttctctctctcttttttttccccccctcttctCCTTTCCAGCGAACCCACCCTATGCTATGCGGAATGCAGTATGTCTGCTTTAGGTCAGTTTGTTCGCGATGAGACTCGACTGTCATCATGAATCCTTTCCTCTTTCTtacttcgtgtgtgtgtgtaaatactAGGAAAGGCATTTGGAGCAAGAGTTCACAACATTCatcgtatatttaaaaaaagaaaaaatgtgctCAGGCAAATTGATAAGCACATTGTGTTGCAAATAAGAATAgctcaaatgctaacatgctgaCAAACATGTAGCACTAATATGTTTATGTGATTTAATGCCTTGGCTACCATTTCATATGggtcaaatgctaacatgctaacagagGCTGTGCTAACATGTCGCAAGCTAGCAACccgattagaaaaaaaaaatgctaatgcagGTTTATTAGGATTTCACATCAATCCCCTCTAATTGGTAAGGATGGGACACTGCGACGGTCTGACATGCTAGCATGTAGCAAGATGGAAACCTTAGAAGATTGCTCAGGATTTTCACATTTGATAGTTGGTTGCCATTTCAAACGACAATGGGTGAAATGCTAACACGCTAACAGTTGCCATGCTAACAATATGGCGGATGTACCAaacatggctttttttttctttttgtaccaGCTGTATCCATTTGGCGAGGATGCCGACGTCCTCAGGAAGAAGGAGCACGCCGTGGCCTCACTCGCCGACGTCTCCTGGATCGACCAGGAAGAGGACGAGGATGACGAGGAGGAGCAGGAAGATGAAAGCAGACCTCGGTGAGAAATTCATAATCCTACAGCGGCCACAGCAGTCATCAAAGCCTTACGTTTACGAAGACTGTCGCTAACATTTACAGAATCTCAACATTGCCCCAAAAATAACTAACTCACTATTTCCTAGCAAATCGCGGCCTCCCCGAGGCCTGGCGTTCCGGGGTCGCCTGCCTCGGCCCCGGAGAGTCCGCCTTACCCGGCGACGCTCGCTCCCCAGCCTCCCTCAGAACCCCCCAGACCCTCAGGGTCCGGCGGCCGCCAACGACGAGGCCATCCAGAAAATCGGCGCGCTGGAGATGGAGCTGGCCAAGCTGCGGGCGCAGATAGCCCAGATCGTGCTGGCCCAGGAGAAGAGCGCCCAGTCAGGTAGGAAAATTCCCCCTCTTGTCGTCATGATGTAAattgtccactagatggcggcagaTTGCCACAATTTGAGCATTCTGCTTCCACTGGCCTCAGACGCATCCACTGGGTCAAGCACTTGCCCGCCACCATGTAGCGTTGGGCCTCCTCCACCcccacctccacctcctcccccACCCCCGGGAATGCAGCGCACCTTTTCCGCCATGGACCTGATAAAGGAGCGGCGCGGGAAAAAGACGCAAGGCCAGACGGAGACAAAGACGCAGGTGGAAATGCCAAGCATGCTGGATGTCCTCAAGGACATGAGCAAAGTCAAGCTGAGATCCGTCAAGAGGTAAGTACCACGGATACGTCGTCATGAAACGGCGAGGACGGGAGTTGAAATGCAACTTTGACGTTTCGACTTCACACTCACCAAATTTCAACCCGATCCCCGTTCATCTCGTTTGTGAGCAGCCAGCCGGCGAACGCGGGGCAGGGCGACAATCTGAAGGAGCCGACGGACGCCGCCGCGCTCATCGCGCAGGCTCTCAAGAGGAAGTTTGCGCACACGTATCCGCAACACAATCAGCAAGGGGACCAAGGGGACCGCGTCAAACATCCGGCGGAGAGCCCTCTGGTAACGATACACAACACTGATTTCACTGCTactaacagggatgtgatttgaccaaagtgaaattatctgaaaatttagccgggggtctgggggccgctggcacccagctaggtccagggcagtgccctggtggggggacaagggggggcttcccggagctcatgggttttccgtgtttttaagtactttcaatgcactcacatgacaaagaaatagacaaaacaacagcataaattttcaatgtatattgaactatcccatataaaatggcagttttagtcaactcaaaatcagtcacattcaaaaacattggactgcctttgcttttaaaaactatcactgagaatatcatcatatctaactcatgtgattactaagttaacacataaataatgttgaagagttcaaatttcatgaacaaataattgtatcatgaccaaatgaaaagtaactcatattagagcataccacaaatgtctttgttatagcagaagatgttaactgtcggagtcatgtgcatacacaatgaactactaaaaaaaaaaaaaaaaaaaaaaaaaatcgatttttttttgggggggggggggggggggataataaaagcggaattccgcgaattagcggaaaaatcacatccctgtactaAGTCAAAATAGCAACAGATGAAGTTGGGGGGATAACGGGGACaaattgctttttcttttttttttttttcttttttttacaaggataaattttttttttttaattggcaatAAAAATCGAGTCTTGTGAAATGAAagatccatttttttccttaatatTCCAAGTTCCATCCAACCTTTTCTTGCAATATTCTAACCTCGTCATATTGTGTCTTTGAAAATGTGCCGTTATTCTCATTCTccattttgtgtgtctttttttttttttttttggcagtttGGTCAGCACATGTTGAGATCAACCGGGAAGCTCAAGCTCGTCTAAAGGAAAGAATTGCAGCTTACTGACGAAGACGTGGAGGAGAATGTTCCAAATGGACGCTATGACTTTGTATTTGTGGACGCACAAAAGGGATATTCCGCTCAATTCTGTCCCCGTGTTGACAGTTTGGTGCACTTTAAGTTATACAAagcatatttgtttgtttttatatatataaatatatatatatatatgtcagtATAGCCATTCTAAAATGTATAGTGACACTCAACTGGTCATaggtaaattatttttttaattttgtagtaAAGTGCTTTAACAGTATAGTTTTTTTGTCCTAAATGTGTACCAATTGTTGCTTTAAGACGAAACACTAACTTGCCAAAATTACaagtaaaatgtgatttttttatttcttttcaatGAATACCTCATTTGATGGTCAAATGTCATCTTGATTTTATTATAAACAAgtgttacattttaaattgtggtACAATCATTACTgacatgatttgttttattaattgttAGTTTTTGCAAGGAAAGA
Protein-coding sequences here:
- the mtfr1 gene encoding mitochondrial fission regulator 1 yields the protein MNKHYERIEMDLSFGSAKPYGSTRSIVRRIASNLPLKPCPRVHFQLYPFGEDADVLRKKEHAVASLADVSWIDQEEDEDDEEEQEDESRPRKSRPPRGLAFRGRLPRPRRVRLTRRRSLPSLPQNPPDPQGPAAANDEAIQKIGALEMELAKLRAQIAQIVLAQEKSAQSDASTGSSTCPPPCSVGPPPPPPPPPPPPPGMQRTFSAMDLIKERRGKKTQGQTETKTQVEMPSMLDVLKDMSKVKLRSVKSQPANAGQGDNLKEPTDAAALIAQALKRKFAHTYPQHNQQGDQGDRVKHPAESPLFGQHMLRSTGKLKLV